A window from Agrobacterium tumefaciens encodes these proteins:
- a CDS encoding acyl-CoA dehydrogenase family protein, with amino-acid sequence MSGALSAVPRPQEQQSSSIAVATALAEDFSQTAAEHDKSGEFAAGNFEALFKSGLLGLVTAEKDGGRGEGMETAHAVITAIAKGDPSTALILAMHYSVHAAIRRGKWPAALSAKVLAANNRELALLNNAQAEPGVGSPAHGGLPETTARIDGDVWVVNGRKSFVTGLPGLKWAIVLAVTTEETPRLIQLLVPLDAPGIAQEKAWEATGMYATASHDLVLKDVRVPLADIVAEQPADEPLRRDEADGYNFFALLASVYHGVAISARDDLLRHLTGHVPASLGAPLSSIPRIQEGLGQIEVLLAANRRLLLSVARDIDAGERVGTDALAVRHVVIDNAVAVTDLALDLGGNRGLRRDYNLERHHRDAITARAHAPQSHMIRTILGRQSIKAAGG; translated from the coding sequence ATGAGTGGGGCTTTATCCGCCGTTCCGCGCCCGCAGGAACAGCAATCCAGCTCCATTGCCGTCGCAACCGCGCTGGCCGAAGATTTCAGCCAGACGGCGGCCGAACATGACAAAAGCGGTGAATTCGCTGCCGGCAATTTCGAAGCGCTTTTCAAGTCGGGTCTGCTCGGTCTCGTGACGGCTGAGAAGGATGGCGGTCGGGGCGAGGGCATGGAGACGGCGCATGCCGTCATTACGGCCATTGCCAAGGGTGATCCGTCCACAGCGCTCATCCTGGCCATGCATTACAGCGTTCATGCGGCCATCCGGCGCGGCAAATGGCCGGCTGCTCTTTCAGCAAAGGTGCTGGCCGCCAATAACAGGGAGCTGGCGCTTCTGAACAATGCGCAGGCGGAGCCGGGCGTTGGTTCGCCGGCTCATGGCGGCCTGCCGGAAACAACGGCGCGGATCGACGGCGATGTCTGGGTGGTCAATGGCCGCAAGAGCTTCGTCACCGGCCTGCCGGGGCTGAAATGGGCGATCGTGCTTGCCGTGACGACGGAAGAAACGCCGCGCCTCATCCAGCTTCTGGTCCCGCTCGATGCGCCTGGCATCGCCCAGGAAAAGGCATGGGAGGCGACTGGCATGTATGCCACCGCCAGCCACGACCTCGTCCTGAAGGATGTAAGGGTACCGCTTGCAGACATCGTTGCCGAACAGCCCGCGGACGAGCCGCTGCGGCGCGATGAGGCCGACGGCTATAATTTCTTCGCGCTTCTGGCTTCCGTTTATCATGGCGTTGCGATTTCGGCGCGGGATGATCTGCTGCGCCATCTGACGGGCCATGTTCCGGCAAGCCTCGGTGCGCCGCTTTCCTCCATTCCGCGTATTCAGGAAGGTCTCGGCCAGATCGAGGTACTTCTTGCGGCAAACCGGCGCCTGCTTCTGTCCGTCGCCCGCGATATCGATGCGGGAGAGCGGGTCGGAACGGATGCGCTGGCCGTTCGCCATGTGGTGATCGACAATGCGGTGGCCGTGACCGATCTGGCGCTGGATCTTGGCGGCAATCGCGGCCTGCGCCGGGACTACAATCTCGAGCGACATCATCGCGATGCCATCACGGCAAGGGCGCATGCGCCGCAAAGTCACATGATCCGCACGATTCTCGGCCGTCAAAGCATCAAGGCGGCGGGTGGCTGA